One window of Hylemonella gracilis genomic DNA carries:
- a CDS encoding alpha/beta hydrolase gives MLDPDLLGQFNGALLGRLTFSWPDAPIQSPLPAGRHSLQFPEGREAVLVVPEGLDADAPVPMLVLCHGAGGEADKMLPFFVRWARAGRFLLLAPQSMFPTWDIVIGGHGPDLERLDIALQQVAACFRLDPARLALAGFSDGGSYALSVGLSNGELFSHVIALSAGFMNTFTRQGTPKVFIAHGRSDSQLPFETSARPHALKLLEEGVDLTLLPFDGDHRIVPEVVARAIAFFMGETGAEWSASRPVTPSA, from the coding sequence ATGCTAGATCCCGATTTGCTGGGGCAGTTCAATGGCGCGCTGCTGGGGCGCCTGACCTTCTCATGGCCGGATGCGCCCATCCAGTCGCCGCTGCCCGCCGGTCGTCACAGCCTGCAGTTTCCTGAAGGCCGCGAGGCCGTGCTGGTGGTGCCCGAGGGCTTGGACGCCGATGCGCCCGTGCCAATGCTGGTGCTTTGCCATGGCGCGGGCGGCGAGGCTGACAAGATGTTGCCTTTTTTCGTGCGCTGGGCGCGGGCCGGACGTTTCCTTTTGCTGGCGCCCCAGTCCATGTTTCCGACCTGGGACATCGTGATCGGTGGCCATGGGCCGGACCTGGAACGTCTGGACATTGCACTGCAGCAGGTGGCCGCGTGTTTCCGGCTCGACCCCGCGCGCCTGGCCCTCGCCGGTTTTTCCGATGGCGGCAGTTACGCGCTGTCGGTCGGCCTGAGCAATGGCGAACTGTTCAGCCACGTGATCGCGCTGTCGGCCGGCTTCATGAATACTTTCACCCGCCAAGGTACGCCCAAGGTTTTCATCGCCCACGGCCGCTCGGACAGTCAGTTGCCCTTCGAGACCAGCGCACGGCCGCATGCGCTGAAGTTGCTGGAGGAGGGCGTGGACCTGACCCTGCTGCCCTTCGACGGTGACCACCGCATCGTGCCCGAGGTCGTGGCCCGGGCGATCGCTTTTTTCATGGGGGAGACAGG